The Georgenia sp. TF02-10 genome window below encodes:
- the glyA gene encoding serine hydroxymethyltransferase, producing MTQPSTTTVADQPLAELDPEIAAVLDGELTRQRETLEMIASENFVPRAVLQAQGSVLTNKYAEGYPGRRYYGGCEQVDIAENLAIERATALFGAEYANVQPHSGAQANAAVLHALATPGETILGLSLAHGGHLTHGMKINFSGKLYDVAAYGVDERSHRIEMETVRAKALEARPKVIIAGWSAYPRQLDFAAFRQIADEVGAYLWTDMAHFAGLVAAGLHPSPVPHSDVVSSTVHKTLGGPRSGFLLARDKAAVGKKLDSAVFPGQQGGPLMHVIAAKAVAFKIAAGEEFADRQRRTVEGARIIAERLTAPDVRGAGVALVTGGTDVHLVLVDLRDSALDGQQAEDLLHDAGITVNRNAVPFDPRPPRVTSGLRIGTPALATRGFGAAEFAEVADIIATTLVQGAGTDVEAQRARVRRLTDAFPLYPGLQQ from the coding sequence ATGACCCAGCCCAGCACCACCACCGTCGCCGACCAGCCCCTCGCCGAGCTCGACCCGGAGATCGCCGCCGTCCTCGACGGCGAGCTGACCCGCCAGCGCGAGACGCTGGAGATGATCGCCAGCGAGAACTTCGTCCCGCGCGCCGTCCTGCAGGCCCAGGGCTCGGTGCTGACCAACAAGTACGCCGAGGGCTACCCCGGACGGCGCTACTACGGCGGCTGCGAGCAGGTGGACATCGCCGAGAACCTCGCCATCGAACGGGCCACCGCCCTCTTCGGCGCCGAGTACGCCAACGTCCAGCCGCACTCCGGCGCCCAGGCCAACGCCGCCGTCCTGCACGCCCTGGCCACGCCGGGGGAGACCATCCTTGGCCTGTCCCTGGCGCACGGCGGGCACCTGACCCACGGCATGAAGATCAACTTCTCCGGCAAGCTCTACGACGTCGCCGCCTACGGGGTGGACGAGCGCAGCCACCGGATCGAGATGGAGACGGTGCGGGCCAAGGCGCTGGAGGCGCGGCCCAAGGTCATCATCGCCGGCTGGTCGGCCTACCCCCGCCAGCTCGACTTCGCCGCCTTCCGGCAGATCGCCGACGAGGTCGGCGCCTACCTGTGGACCGACATGGCGCACTTCGCCGGCCTGGTCGCCGCCGGGCTGCACCCGAGCCCGGTGCCGCACTCCGACGTCGTCTCCTCCACCGTCCACAAGACCCTCGGCGGGCCCCGCTCCGGCTTCCTCCTCGCCCGGGACAAGGCCGCCGTCGGCAAGAAGCTCGACTCCGCCGTCTTCCCCGGCCAGCAGGGCGGCCCGCTCATGCACGTCATCGCCGCCAAGGCCGTGGCCTTCAAGATCGCCGCCGGCGAGGAGTTCGCCGACCGTCAGCGCCGCACCGTCGAGGGCGCCCGGATCATCGCCGAGCGGCTCACCGCCCCCGACGTCCGCGGAGCCGGGGTCGCCCTGGTCACCGGCGGCACCGACGTCCACCTCGTCCTGGTGGACCTGCGTGACTCCGCCCTGGACGGCCAGCAGGCCGAGGACCTCCTGCACGACGCCGGCATCACCGTCAACCGCAACGCCGTCCCGTTCGACCCCCGCCCGCCGCGGGTGACCTCCGGCCTGCGGATCGGTACCCCGGCGCTGGCTACCCGCGGGTTCGGCGCCGCGGAGTTCGCCGAGGTCGCCGACATCATCGCCACCACCCTGGTCCAGGGCGCCGGGACCGACGTCGAGGCCCAGCGCGCCCGGGTCCGGCGGCTGACCGACGCCTTCCCGCTGTACCCGGGCCTGCAGCAGTGA
- a CDS encoding LacI family DNA-binding transcriptional regulator: MATIKDVAKAAGVSTASVSRVLTGHPASPTMRERVLAAAEALSFRPNAVARSLRSTGTRTVGLVVSDLLNPFFTELARAVEDTARAAGYSVIVGNADEDPGQQDHYIRILLERQVDGLIVVPTVETSPLLREAAANDHHLVLVDRPADDVDAPTILADATEAIGELVDHLVTTGRRDPAIITGPVHAGTARLRLEVFRQALAKHGLDLPERRVLHGDFRSTSGYAAMEHLLADPDRPDAVFVTNGSMGLGVLEVLGRRRGTPPAIPDELALAVFDDTPWFTLLAPSVTAIAQPTVHLGEQATRTLLARIRGEEPPAATPGLRCRLVLRESTNPRRKP; the protein is encoded by the coding sequence ATGGCGACGATCAAGGACGTTGCGAAGGCGGCCGGCGTCTCGACCGCCTCGGTCTCCCGCGTCCTCACCGGGCACCCCGCCTCCCCGACCATGCGCGAGCGGGTGCTCGCCGCCGCCGAGGCCCTGAGCTTCCGCCCGAACGCGGTCGCCCGCTCCCTGCGCAGCACCGGCACCCGGACAGTCGGCCTCGTCGTCTCGGACCTGCTCAACCCCTTCTTCACCGAGCTCGCCCGCGCCGTCGAGGACACTGCGCGGGCGGCCGGCTACTCCGTCATCGTCGGCAACGCGGACGAGGACCCGGGCCAGCAGGACCACTACATCCGGATCCTCCTCGAGCGGCAGGTCGACGGCCTCATCGTCGTGCCGACCGTCGAGACCTCCCCCCTGCTCCGCGAGGCGGCGGCGAACGACCACCACCTGGTGCTCGTGGACCGGCCGGCCGACGACGTGGACGCACCGACGATCCTCGCCGACGCCACCGAGGCCATCGGAGAGCTCGTCGACCACCTCGTCACCACCGGGCGACGCGACCCGGCCATCATCACGGGCCCGGTGCACGCCGGCACCGCCCGGCTGCGCCTCGAGGTCTTCCGTCAGGCCCTCGCCAAGCACGGCCTCGACCTGCCGGAGCGCCGGGTGCTCCACGGCGACTTCCGTTCCACGAGCGGCTACGCCGCCATGGAGCACCTCCTCGCCGATCCTGACCGCCCGGACGCTGTCTTCGTCACCAACGGCTCCATGGGGCTCGGCGTGCTCGAGGTGCTCGGGCGTCGGCGCGGCACCCCACCGGCCATCCCCGACGAGCTCGCCCTCGCCGTCTTCGACGACACCCCCTGGTTCACCTTGCTCGCGCCGAGCGTCACGGCCATCGCGCAGCCGACGGTGCACCTCGGTGAGCAGGCCACGCGCACGCTCCTCGCGCGCATCAGGGGCGAGGAGCCTCCGGCTGCGACGCCTGGCCTGCGCTGCCGCCTCGTCCTGCGCGAGTCCACCAACCCCAGGAGGAAGCCATGA